The Astyanax mexicanus isolate ESR-SI-001 chromosome 4, AstMex3_surface, whole genome shotgun sequence genome segment tggtaggacaaaaaatcaaatattatgaaattccaattacaaactacattagttctagcattctttaaagtctttaacacctcatcatatctgcctacctgagctggtaatgcaagcaacctcattgcgattatcacacctgttctccccccaggaagaagatggacagtgccacagagtggagtcatgtttcctacattttacattatccagccagttaggagctgattccactcttgctttagaccaagactcactgccagttcttccacagttcagctctcgacagatcaattttgccgtttcatcagtcatcccatttacacacacattccaccaggttccattatagaacacctccagattcccctcacagccctcagtcagtctgatctctttatactctggcgggagaaagatagctagctagttatgcacATTGATTTAAACGTGCAAAAGTTTCTTCTTTAATTACGGTATTCAAAATGTACCTCCAGTTGTACATAGATAGGGCATTTGTACTTGATTACAAGATCATTACAAACTGAGCAATTCAAGATACGAAGTACCTGAGcacacgactcctacatcatccttgtgtccacattcatcctctccacacagctgatatctgcagttccacagagacacctcgttcccctcacactccacctcattcagccaaatgggtccagttccagatccaaaccgggctggtactggtactggagcactgagggccactccacactgcagctgcctgcagaccacctgcgcatcctcaatatcccacaattcatcactcactgtcccccatgatccactgtggaaaacctccagccttcctgcacagtctcccccagaaccaaccagcctgatggagctgtggactgtgttagatgtacctaaaatttacacaaatacaaaagatgttttcaaactcctttcacaagatatgtgttgtgtatatgtactcatatttgccaaataattattctcgaatgttcaaaaatatggataatagaggcacttttgcatgttatcatacatacaaataaaattatacatatattaactgtgcaatgcttaccagagcaggtgatgtagagctgtactgtggagctgcagttatctgcttgtgagctgctgcagttcctcagatgagcttcactcccagagcagttgaaacccgtcacacacatgtagctgtgttcaggactggatgaagaggagctggagatgttgagtacagaaccacagcccagctgtctgcagaccacagaggcctcacggtgaatttacactgctccgacgcgacaacgcacacggtcgcactacccccctccaaccggtcgcatgtgggcgtgacgaaggcgttccctgcgtcgtccaatcaAATCGTTTGTGTATGTTTCCAGGGGTAACGGTGCAGCGGTGACGAACGCTCGAGTATCCGTCAGCTATTTCTTGATATTTCCACCCAACCATATATTTTCCCGCCCGGATTTTGAATTTTGGAGGGAATGTTGTTGAGTATAAATATGGGCACCCTCGAATTGCTGTTTTTATTCATTATGGATCATAAAAAGAGGATTGTCGCAATTGCCTTCCTGTATCTGCGTAGAAAACGCCGCCGGTCTGTCTGGGTTCACCAGATACTGCGTGGCCGGCAGCAGCAAGGGGAGTACCACCGCTTGGTACAAGAGCTTCGCCTGGATGATGTCCTGTTCCAGCAGTATTTTAGACTGTCCAAAGGCCAGTTTGATAACCTGTTGGGACGAGTCGGACCCCGGATTACGAGGATCAACACCAGTTTACGGCAAGCAATTGGTGCTGCTGAACGCCTTGCAATTTGTTTAAGGTAACTTACTGttctatttttataattatgttgtaaattatTATGAATTAATTACTCAGTGAATAGTGTCTGTCTGACATTTATTATATCATAATACGTTATCATATTCCGCTGTGAACTGTTAGATTTTCTGAACAGGTAGTGTTAAAATTTATCAGAGTTAATTCCAGCCATTATAGTATAGTGTGTGATCAAATATGACCATAAACCTTTTAATGTAATACCAAATACTATACAAATAATTGCTACACTGTTTAAAATCTAACATTactacccttgtgaaaaggaagtatagtTAAGAGCATTAAAATTATGTTCGAAGTAGGTAAACAATACTAATGGTTCatattcaatttaatatacttaatgaaaatacacattaaatacgctttctctgtatttccatataaTGTTTTTATAAGCCATGGTTTAAATTATACATGGTGTacgttgaaaatatatatatagtggcaatAAATACTGTACTGAGTATTTATTTCCCAGTAGCATTAAAGGtgcacacaatatgtgcatcaatatgccaatagtatatttacaacatacttaaagtatattaaaaagttgtttaaaaatcacagacttaaatcTAAAGTTTGCAAAAGTTGTACAGAAAAagaactcaaaagcacaatttaatacttgtatgttgtttaaatatagcttcattacaattgaaatatacttatgtTCCAAAAtggtacatttagtatgtatttaagtatgttttaattttaaaaagtatgtacctTTCCATGTTaagcatacttttaaaaaatatacttaatacacttttcttttagaaGGGTAGTCAACAGTGTTTGTGTGGCATTAACATTTTATGCACAAGCTAATAAGAATTCTCTCTATGTGAATTTACAGATATCTTGCAACTGGGGATTCGTTCAGGACAATAGCGTTCAACTACAGAGTGGGGCACAGCACAGTGGCTGGGATTGTTAAAGAGGTGGCGGAAGTTATCTGGTTGTCCCTCTTGAATGACTTCATGCCCATTCCATCTTCAGAAGATTGGGAAAGTATAGCCGAGGGGTTCTACCATCGCTGGAATTTCCCCAACTGCCTCGGTTCAATAGATGGAAAACATGTTGTCAtccaagctccaccaaactcTGGCTCCCTGTATCACAACTACAAGGGAACATTTTCCATTGTTCTCTTGGCAGTTGTTGATGCAGACTACCTGTTCCGGGTTGTTGACATCGGTGGGTATGGAAGAACAAGTGACGGTGGGTCACTGTATAACTCAGCCTTTGGTGAGAGGCTCAGAGATGGCACCCTTCAGCTTCCAGAAGACACTGTGATCTCAGGATCAGATCATCGTGGGCCCATACCACATGTCTTTGTGGGAGATGAGGCGTTCCCCCTCCGCAGGAACCTGATGCGTCCTTTCCCCGGCACAAACCTTCCAAGAGAGCAAAGGGTCTTCAACTATCGCCTCAGCCGTGCCAGGCTGGTTGTAGAATGTGCCTTTGGCATACTCTCTTCCCAGTGGAGGATGTACAGGCGAGTTATTGGAGTCAGTCCTGCCACTGCCGAGGTGTGTGTCAAAGCCACCTGCATTCTGCATAACTTTCTTAGGGTCACAAGCCTGAGGGGGGAGCATAGGGTGTCAAATCCTAACCCTGCACCTGAGGATGACACTAATGTAGCTCTCCAGGAAGTATCCAGGATGGGGACAAACAACGCCACAAGAGAGGCCATAACCATCAGGGGAACTTTCACCTCTTTCTTCAATCAAGAGGGTGCTGTATCCTGGCAAGACCGCATTTAGTCAGTGCAActcaaaggctcttttaagagccacccacaaattCAAATTAAAGTGCAAAATTCCAGTCTGCACAAGCACAAACACCAGTATAAACCTGaaaataacatttcattttacagCTGTAACATCATTGTGAAAATATAATTTAGTGTACAACATACATATTCATTTTTCTGTAGATACATTTGATTCTCAAATTTATAATACTCTTAGTATATGGACTAGGAAACTCATcaagtttttttaatgattatattCAGTTACACTgttagttacttttatttttttaatagttattttttacatttgcaattttatttattatacaataaaGAGGACCATTCactccaaatgtttttttataaacaaatatttaattgaACTCATATGAACCATTTATAACATACTAAAATCAATTTACACTTTTGACTTTTTTGTTTCAGGTATTCAGTTAAAAAACTATTTAcacttttgactttttttgtttCAAGTATTCAGTTAAAAAACTATTTACACTTTATCTTTTTCTACTTCAGGAAGTCATTCACTCTCCTGCCCAGCCTCAAAAATTAGTTTGTGAATCTTGAACTTTACCTCTGCTTTTTTTGCTACAGACAGCCTTTTTAGTGACGGAATTAAACTGAGGAAAAAAAGCTCATCCTCATCTGTGCTTGGgggagggggaggtggaggtgcTGCCGGAACAGATGCATCCCCAAGAGATGCCAGAAGCTCTCGCTCAAAGGGGCTCATTGTCTGGCGCTTCCTTCTTCCTGCCCTAAACCCAGGGGTGTCAGGAACAGGTTCTGCCACTGCTGCTACCTCAACGATTACAGGGTACTCAACAGGGTACTGTTGAGGTTCAGGGACTGTTTCTGTCTGGCTGAGGTTTAATGCCTCCAAATGCtcctgagctgctgctggctgctcctgagctgctgctggctgctcctgagctgctgctggctgctcctgagctgctgctggctgctcctgagctgctgctggctGGTCACTGGACATAGCTGGCCCTGCCTGAGAAGCTTGGCGTGGCAAGTTGCCACTGGTGAGCCTGCCTTCCACAAAAGGGGCCAGGAACCCCATCACTGCACTATATTTCCATGGCCTATGAGATGAGGCCCCAGCCCCACTCctgttcctttccttttctttgtttttttcccttttgtaTACATCTCTGAGGCTTCTCCACCGTGCACGGCAGATTTCCTCTAAAACAGAAtaagagaaatatatatttaatttatctccctatacagttctttttttttaaattgcaaaatGGACAATTGTGAACATACACTGAAATCTTAAACCAAATCTTTATTTTGAATGCATTACTCAAATAAATTTAATGAAActattttttgcaaattaatacatttttcaatCATAAATTCAATTAGTTGTAAATAGAAGCGTAAAGGAGGTATTAATAAATGGAAAATtgttttatacaagctttattttttataaactaataaatataaatatatttatatgtatatttatgaatGTAAATGTTCTATTGAGCTTCATAACACTGTGTGGTGAGCaacatataggctaacaaaagttAGATGTTttcaattaaattatattaaattaatataaccAACCAGAGACCCCAACTATCTCCGCAACCTTTCTCCATGCTGCATTGCGctgatcagagtccctgtaaatcgGCAGGGACTGATCATAAAGCACTGGGAAGCCTGAAACCGCAATGATTAGCTTTTCTTCCATGGTTTTCTGGAACgtttgaaagcggaactaaaatgttttcatacactGTGCTGAGGACGtgtatcaggcaaacacctgctctctgattggatagacgcattgcgttggacggactcatttgaataaagttcagctcggctcaacttttcatcgcatcgcatcccccgctctcgacgcgtcggacccatgatgcaccgcgcgactgcgtctgacggaggcggcgcttcccattgaaaatgaatgggatccgtcgctgtgcgttgtcgcgtcggagcagtgtaaattcaccgtcagactcactccaggagtccagcagaactctcctccagtcctgcctgaagaacacctccacctccccctcacactccatccctccagacaaccgcactcctccctcatgagacgccagagaagaacctgaagagaaaaaaaaatattacttggcttaaaatgagggagtaataaactttcagttatttattatactgcaactgtaagatctcaccactacagataactccagcatcctgttcatgagagcatgcagttcgactccatgatgaaatgggacattttaacaggtgtgtttcgttcccctgacaatcaaacacatcagcccagatccggccactcccctccccaaaccagtctgaccccaacacagccacagaactcccacacttcagctgagcacagaggacactggcagctctcatatcccagcttacatcacacactgtaccccactcactgaggtactggagctccactcgaccagaacaggaatctgagccgttcatcagccgagcctgagtgtgacctgaatttacagaggaaaaatagtaggcaacaataatacaatacaataataaaaaaaaatacagtaattacaaactaattgctcacagtttagtactaatctaaatcttttacaaacatacttcatcataccagagcatcttagtcccacatccttgttgtgagagcagttgggtttcaaggaaggagatgtctggcagaggtacatatgagattcgtttcctctacactgaagctcctctgaccacatctgaccctctgctctaccaaaagcagctgctcccagaacctccacaggagaaccacagcccagctcccagctgcacacaacctctgcatcctgctggttaaagtcagcatcacacactggaagCCAAGAATTCCGATGAAGCTTCTCTACTCTCCCAGAGCACGCGTGAGGACCACCAACAAGTCTTCGCTTGTCACCTACAGTATAGTATTTGTGTACATTGATCATCAAAAAacactgcacccagaagaaagcatcagattacaaggctagtcagaagaaagatgtgctatgccatggctaaacacattgacaggtcaatccactaatccactaaaaagtgctggatactgttggacccacgatcagcactctaccacatcgcaaaatcacattagtgaaagcacattaggaatgccacacatctgacatgttgcattacacactgcatgtgtagttccttaaatattactcatcttagtctaaatgaaataatttattattcctcacactgcctgtaaatcaatggtagacattaaaaaaaaaaataaaaaaaaaacatacttgtagttttagataaaaaaataagactttgtaagtttcttttaaaatggtcaccaaaaacaattcaacatagtcaaagtctaaacattttttcaaatgtataaaacttttgctttttgacttctctgcagcactccttgtaaacttaaaaagtctggttagccctcaaggacataaatgacaaatcaaattaaaggtttcttaatgtcttaatatcttttttcataatattgtgCAATACAGAAATCAATCAAACTGGTGGATTTGTGTCTCCTTCACCTGTCTGTTATCTGAATttggtggatgtgtgtttttgtcagtgttttgtgtgaaattgacaaaaggaagtgaaatacctaccagaacatgccagtcccacatcattatcatgggagcagttgtgtttgagtgaagatgattttggacagaagtgaatctgagattcgtttcctctacactgaagctcctctgaccacacctgaccctcccctctaccaaaagcagctgctcccagaacctccacaggagaaccacagcccagctctcgacacacaacctctgcaccctgctggtcaaagtcagcatcacacactgtgacccagctctctccatgaagaacctccactctcccagagcagcgagatctgcccaccagtctgacttctacaatgtgtttataagagcaaagagaacatgtatgttaatattaacacacagcattgggAGGTTAATTTGAATAGGAGGGAATTAAACTTATATggggcagtgatttttatattttgcacttttcattaactgaaatacaaggatgttaaaaaaatatatttattatttcttagttgctaattctaaaccaaagcattcaaaaccacctctgtaataatccatttattaagtgtatgaaagtgaatttaggttcaggcttaaacttttcatgttacaaagaagttttttttacaggggtgtatataaaacaactaacagttgtttaattcattcagtacattccaacacaggcctcatcacatttgtttacatctctgtgtaatgtgttttatttttttgcatcttacctgcacaaacagcaccagcgtcttcatcatgattacatctctgtctaccccaatcataagacctacagttcttcagtgaagactctgatccagcacagttagcatattccacccagatcggtcctgatcctgatccaaatcgagctctccgtggtgcatctatggcttccccacagcccagctctctacacaccactgcagcatctctcatatcccagtaatcatcacacactgttccccactgtcctctatgaagaacctccactctcccagcacagcgacttccaccatccaccaacctcacactgtctgtgtggagaaaaaaacaaacatactgataatcagagaataattacacttatactcaaataataatactcaaataaGGCTGAAATACAGTTTAGACCAAATCATTACACCTTACTGGATACCAAACGCTCCCATTTAGAGATCATAAGAAATCAGTtcactaatttgtacttctatagcaatactaaaatgggctgacaggatgatagcaaagtgtacatcacatgaatgtaagatgaaaaagtaaatatatactctatatagtttatttaaagaGTTCTCACATAATTCTTGTTCATTTACTTATCAGAGACACCTGCTCAGTTTGAAGTTAATAGTGTTTTCAATTAAATGCCACATTATGCAACCTCATTCAGCATGTCTGATTTGGTAGTGGATCAGTAAGGGTTTCCCCATGGTGCATGATAATCCCTGGCCCGATGTGGAGAAAGTAGTTAAGTTCTTCAAGGATAAAGGAATTCATACCATTCACTGCCCTTTCAATAACACCCTTACAGAAAAAGAGGCCAGTGTACATACAGTCCACAAAGTTAgtgtaaagatatatatattttaccagtaTATTATACTTACCAGATGTGACGAGAGTGACAGTGGTCAATAGAAAAATGAGTAGAACTGGGATGTCAatctcttgcacacacactgctcaactcagcagcagaacaagcttcacctctactcagccagataagactcaagagagagagagagagagagagagagagagagagagagagagagagagagagattccccacagcggccaatcacactcactatgaccttattagaaagaggagaggaaattatcaaacattttcagtgacaaatcagaagaagcattttttaatttctccatatttttaaaaagcgtcagcactaattaacacagctccacagctacattatatatatatatatatatatatatatatatatatatatatatatatatatatatatataaaacatacatatattttgttttcaatTCAGATAGCAGAAACCCAGCAAAAAGGAATAATATTTgttacaaaatgataaaaaagatacctaaaaacaatttgcatgttttgtttcagatggattaaaagtgatttttctgAGTAGACAGACTGGTCGATCTCTGTCAGTTGGTCTATTCGTCTTCTTCAGACATCTGTACATCCTCCACCACATCAtcatagtct includes the following:
- the LOC125801702 gene encoding deleted in malignant brain tumors 1 protein-like → MRDAAVVCRELGCGEAIDAPRRARFGSGSGPIWVEYANCAGSESSLKNCRSYDWGRQRCNHDEDAGAVCAEVRLVGRSRCSGRVEVLHGESWVTVCDADFDQQGAEVVCRELGCGSPVEVLGAAAFGRGEGQVWSEELQCRGNESQIHFCPKSSSLKHNCSHDNDVGLACSGDKRRLVGGPHACSGRVEKLHRNSWLPVCDADFNQQDAEVVCSWELGCGSPVEVLGAAAFGRAEGQMWSEELQCRGNESHMYLCQTSPSLKPNCSHNKDVGLRCSGHTQARLMNGSDSCSGRVELQYLSEWGTVCDVSWDMRAASVLCAQLKCGSSVAVLGSDWFGEGSGRIWADVFDCQGNETHLLKCPISSWSRTACSHEQDAGVICSGSSLASHEGGVRLSGGMECEGEVEVFFRQDWRRVLLDSWSESDGEFTLLRRDNAQRRIPFIFNGKRRLRQTQSRGASWVRRVESGGCDAMKS